The Daucus carota subsp. sativus chromosome 2, DH1 v3.0, whole genome shotgun sequence genome includes a window with the following:
- the LOC108207537 gene encoding pectin acetylesterase 7: MAGRRLSQAFYTLLVVCNLIKFGRGVDFPYVTRLVNLTYLHYAVRQGAVCLDGSPPAYQFDKGFGDGVNNWLVFLEGGGWCDTTEDCLNRILLNGMGSSTNMFPKNFTGMTSNEPSLNPYFYNWNRVYVRYCDGASFTGNNVDPVHKLHYKGAKIFNVIVKDLLAKGMKNASNALLTGCSAGGLAATLNCDKFRSLLSTSTRVKCASDAGYFPHLKDVLGGFSFAKYFDNIVKLHGSAKNLPKSCTSKMKPRSLCFHPQYSLPYVQTPVFIINSAYDTYQIANILAPNITNLPKSWETCRSNTTTCLTPDHVETLKEFRLGFLDALPKLGNSSFRGMFITSCLIHCQYHLQQSWHGDDPRFRLHNKAISEALGEWYSGKAALQIIDHENDLPRVCLTL, from the exons ATGGCAGGTAGAAGACTGAGCCAAgcattttacacattattagTTGTTTGCAATCTGATCAAGTTTGGTAGAGGAGTTGACTTCCCTTATGTCACTCGTTTGGTGAATCTCACTTATCTTCATTATGCAGTGAGACAAGGAGCAG TCTGTTTAGACGGGAGCCCGCCTGCATATCAATTTGACAAAGGATTTGGTGATGGGGTTAACAACTGGCTCGTCTTTCTTGAG gGAGGAGGATGGTGTGACACAACTGAGGATTGCTTGAATAGAATCTTGCTTAATGGCATGGGTTCTTCTACAAACATGTTTCCAAAGAATTTCACGGGAATGACATCTAATGAACCCTCACTCAATCCTT ACTTTTACAACTGGAACAGAGTCTATGTTAGATACTGTGACGGCGCTTCATTTACTGGTAACAATGTTGACCCC GTCCACAAACTCCACTATAAAGGAGCCAAGATTTTCAATGTTATTGTAAAAGATTTACTAGCTAAAGGAATGAAGAATGCATCAAAT GCACTTCTTACGGGCTGCTCAGCAGGGGGATTAGCTGCAACACTAAATTGTGATAAATTTCGATCTCTTCTGTCTACCAGTACCCGTGTTAAGTGTGCTTCTGACGCTGGTTACTTCCCTCACCT GAAAGATGTTCTAGGAGGCTTCAGTTTTGCGAAGTACTTTGATAATATTGTTAAATTACAT GGTTCTGCTAAGAATTTACCCAAGTCTTGTACATCAAAAATGAAGCCAAGGAGTTTG TGCTTTCATCCCCAGTACAGTCTTCCATATGTTCAAACGCCTGTTTTTATCATAAATTCGGCATATGATACTTATCAG ATTGCAAACATTTTGGCACCAAACATAACCAATCTGCCTAAATCTTGGGAGACTTGCAGAAGCAACACGACAACGTGTTTGACGCCTGATCATGTGGAAACATTAAAAG AGTTCAGATTGGGATTTCTGGATGCATTGCCGAAACTAGGTAATAGCTCATTCAGAGGAATGTTCATAACTTCGTGCCTAATTCACTGCcaatatcatcttcaacaaagtTGGCATGGGGATGATCCCCGTTTTCGTCTTCATAACAAG GCAATATCAGAGGCACTTGGGGAATGGTACTCTGGTAAAGCTGCACTTCAGATAATCGATCATGAAAACGATTTGCCCAGAGTGTGTTTAACTTTGTGA
- the LOC108206000 gene encoding FRIGIDA-like protein 4a isoform X2 produces the protein MATDYIINPDKIQTFFTQIEEHKNLLTSITDFHKTLATHFTSLSETLAQKSQNLDAQIESFHTQSKKSLELLENRENSIPEREASLVARINEQKGVSISDIESDNVGRNLGELLRMYFRRMDGSGLVKFLLAKRKESVVLRTELGSAVEEAVDVFALVLDVVEEFVGLKSEGGVGMADRRWACGLLVQVVVPLEEGKVGEVMVGSSLKERAMMVLEKWKGMLGGGGESGVGAGEATMFLQIVYGFGLKDRFEEKFLRSMVLEFAGRRDMAKIAAAVGFTDIIDELVKSGKEVEAVYFATEFDLTEKYAPVSLLKSHLKNIRKNANSISKNGKYSAAAVDEANNSEMIATKAIIKCVEDHKLESQFPTDNLKKRITQLEKAKAEKKKSASSVSKPSNKRAHGGSSKGGGGVGTSSRPPKAGRISTTSPSFRQRNPSQIHQTPGATRYAAPYSYPNPSLYDVPGTPSYVSAYGGPRIKSPVGLQHAYAAPDVGVAGIRAGTSYAGQGSYGVQSNYAAYDYPPASAYPPTYPQ, from the exons ATGGCTACAGATTACATAATCAACCCAGACAAAATCCAAACATTCTTCACACAAATCGAGGAACACAAAAACCTATTAACCTCAATCACTGATTTCCACAAAACCTTAGCAACCCACTTTACTTCTCTGTCTGAAACCCTAGCTCAAAAGTCCCAAAATCTTGATGCCCAAATCGAATCATTCCATACCCAGTCCAAGAAATCACTTGAGTTGTTGGAAAATCGTGAGAATTCGATACCCGAAAGAGAGGCGAGTTTGGTTGCTCGAATAAATGAGCAGAAGGGTGTTTCGATTTCGGACATTGAGAGTGACAATGTAGGTAGGAATTTAGGTGAGTTATTGAGAATGTACTTTAGGAGGATGGATGGGAGTGGGTTGGTTAAGTTTTTGTTGGCGAAAAGGAAGGAGTCGGTTGTGTTGAGGACGGAGCTTGGGAGTGCGGTGGAGGAGGCGGTGGATGTGTTTGCTTTGGTTCTTGATGTTGTGGAGGAGTTTGTGGGGTTGAAAAGTGAAGGGGGAGTTGGAATGGCGGATAGGAGGTGGGCGTGTGGGTTGTTGGTTCAGGTTGTGGTGCCGCTTGAGGAGGGGAAAGTAGGGGAGGTTATGGTTGGGAGTAGTTTGAAGGAACGGGCGATGATGGTGTTGGAGAAGTGGAAGGGGATGTTGGGTGGGGGAGGAGAGAGTGGGGTTGGTGCGGGGGAGGCTACTATGTTTTTGCAGATTGTGTATGGGTTCGGGTTGAAGGATAGGTTTGAGGAGAAATTTTTGAGGAGCATGGTTTTGGAGTTTGCGGGAAGGAGGGATATGGCTAAGATTGCTGCTGCAGTGGGATTCACAG ATATAATTGATGAGTTGGTAAAGAGTGGaaaggaggttgaagcagtgTATTTTGCTACTGAGTTTGATTTGACTGAGAAGTATGCTCCAGTTTCACTGCTCAAATCGCATCTCAAGAACATCAGGAAAAATGCGAATTCTATATCAAAGAACGGGAAGTACAGTGCAGCTGCAGTG GACGAGGCCAACAACTCAGAGATGATTGCAACTAAAGCTATCATAAAATGTGTGGAAGATCACAAGCTTGAATCACAATTTCCCACAGATAATCTAAAGAAGCGCATCACACAATTAGAGAAGGCGAaggctgagaagaagaagagtgCATCATCTGTGAGCAAGCCTTCTAACAAGCGGGCACATGGAGGAAGCTCCAAAGGTGGTGGTGGGGTTGGCACATCCTCCAGACCTCCTAAAGCAGGCAGAATATCCACTACATCCCCTTCTTTCCGTCAGAGGAATCCTTCTCAGATACATCAGACCCCGGGGGCTACCAGATATGCTGCCCCGTATAGCTATCCAAACCCAAGTTTGTATGATGTTCCTGGCACTCCGTCATATGTATCAGCATATGGTGGTCCGCGCATCAAGAGCCCTGTTGGACTTCAACATGCATATGCAGCACCAGATGTGGGAGTAGCAGGTATTCGGGCAGGCACATCATATGCTGGACAGGGATCATACGGAGTACAGAGTAATTATGCTGCATATGATTATCCTCCTGCTTCTGCATACCCACCTACGTATCCACAATAG
- the LOC108206000 gene encoding FRIGIDA-like protein 4a isoform X1 codes for MATDYIINPDKIQTFFTQIEEHKNLLTSITDFHKTLATHFTSLSETLAQKSQNLDAQIESFHTQSKKSLELLENRENSIPEREASLVARINEQKGVSISDIESDNVGRNLGELLRMYFRRMDGSGLVKFLLAKRKESVVLRTELGSAVEEAVDVFALVLDVVEEFVGLKSEGGVGMADRRWACGLLVQVVVPLEEGKVGEVMVGSSLKERAMMVLEKWKGMLGGGGESGVGAGEATMFLQIVYGFGLKDRFEEKFLRSMVLEFAGRRDMAKIAAAVGFTGQKMIDIIDELVKSGKEVEAVYFATEFDLTEKYAPVSLLKSHLKNIRKNANSISKNGKYSAAAVDEANNSEMIATKAIIKCVEDHKLESQFPTDNLKKRITQLEKAKAEKKKSASSVSKPSNKRAHGGSSKGGGGVGTSSRPPKAGRISTTSPSFRQRNPSQIHQTPGATRYAAPYSYPNPSLYDVPGTPSYVSAYGGPRIKSPVGLQHAYAAPDVGVAGIRAGTSYAGQGSYGVQSNYAAYDYPPASAYPPTYPQ; via the exons ATGGCTACAGATTACATAATCAACCCAGACAAAATCCAAACATTCTTCACACAAATCGAGGAACACAAAAACCTATTAACCTCAATCACTGATTTCCACAAAACCTTAGCAACCCACTTTACTTCTCTGTCTGAAACCCTAGCTCAAAAGTCCCAAAATCTTGATGCCCAAATCGAATCATTCCATACCCAGTCCAAGAAATCACTTGAGTTGTTGGAAAATCGTGAGAATTCGATACCCGAAAGAGAGGCGAGTTTGGTTGCTCGAATAAATGAGCAGAAGGGTGTTTCGATTTCGGACATTGAGAGTGACAATGTAGGTAGGAATTTAGGTGAGTTATTGAGAATGTACTTTAGGAGGATGGATGGGAGTGGGTTGGTTAAGTTTTTGTTGGCGAAAAGGAAGGAGTCGGTTGTGTTGAGGACGGAGCTTGGGAGTGCGGTGGAGGAGGCGGTGGATGTGTTTGCTTTGGTTCTTGATGTTGTGGAGGAGTTTGTGGGGTTGAAAAGTGAAGGGGGAGTTGGAATGGCGGATAGGAGGTGGGCGTGTGGGTTGTTGGTTCAGGTTGTGGTGCCGCTTGAGGAGGGGAAAGTAGGGGAGGTTATGGTTGGGAGTAGTTTGAAGGAACGGGCGATGATGGTGTTGGAGAAGTGGAAGGGGATGTTGGGTGGGGGAGGAGAGAGTGGGGTTGGTGCGGGGGAGGCTACTATGTTTTTGCAGATTGTGTATGGGTTCGGGTTGAAGGATAGGTTTGAGGAGAAATTTTTGAGGAGCATGGTTTTGGAGTTTGCGGGAAGGAGGGATATGGCTAAGATTGCTGCTGCAGTGGGATTCACAGGTCAGAAAATGATAG ATATAATTGATGAGTTGGTAAAGAGTGGaaaggaggttgaagcagtgTATTTTGCTACTGAGTTTGATTTGACTGAGAAGTATGCTCCAGTTTCACTGCTCAAATCGCATCTCAAGAACATCAGGAAAAATGCGAATTCTATATCAAAGAACGGGAAGTACAGTGCAGCTGCAGTG GACGAGGCCAACAACTCAGAGATGATTGCAACTAAAGCTATCATAAAATGTGTGGAAGATCACAAGCTTGAATCACAATTTCCCACAGATAATCTAAAGAAGCGCATCACACAATTAGAGAAGGCGAaggctgagaagaagaagagtgCATCATCTGTGAGCAAGCCTTCTAACAAGCGGGCACATGGAGGAAGCTCCAAAGGTGGTGGTGGGGTTGGCACATCCTCCAGACCTCCTAAAGCAGGCAGAATATCCACTACATCCCCTTCTTTCCGTCAGAGGAATCCTTCTCAGATACATCAGACCCCGGGGGCTACCAGATATGCTGCCCCGTATAGCTATCCAAACCCAAGTTTGTATGATGTTCCTGGCACTCCGTCATATGTATCAGCATATGGTGGTCCGCGCATCAAGAGCCCTGTTGGACTTCAACATGCATATGCAGCACCAGATGTGGGAGTAGCAGGTATTCGGGCAGGCACATCATATGCTGGACAGGGATCATACGGAGTACAGAGTAATTATGCTGCATATGATTATCCTCCTGCTTCTGCATACCCACCTACGTATCCACAATAG
- the LOC108207967 gene encoding exocyst complex component EXO70I, with protein sequence MTRAVELDRLIAARDVLRNGIAESRDMAWAISEAGCRLEEMNQRLPALEGSLKNIARKCEMNKFHVDHAVGPAAAVLSIYNVVIQLQEWLVVADLRDSDVLIPYVYQVKRLEEALGFLTQNCKLAVLWLEDVVELVENNAVRAQYNHCFFSGHVRKSLGILRNLQAMEERSRLDGGLLHAAFTNLQKEFRHLLVQNTYPLKQQTNDTDSTAVSLLAYPVPVVEKLQLILERLTANNQLDRCVSIYTEVRAFNLQATVQALDFGYLETTSLSEFDSLQSVESCIEKWSDDLEFVVKHLLELEYRASNAVFNREVDGLDVANECFAKTVMKCGLLQRFIKFANTITRGKKEAVKLLKLLDIFESLNKLRMNFNRLFGGQTCVEIQSQMRDLIKKVINEACDIFWELPAHVESQRQSTPPADGGIPRLLSFVVDYSNELLSEYYRPILTQVLEIHWSWNCNHAPKEDLEKQRQQFLLNEELHYKKIMKALELNIQAWGRTYKDSTLSYIFLMNSHWYLCNNLKGTEIGDVMGDLWLRGHEECVEHYSSVFVRESWGRLAPLLTEEDEGLQVLLSGGGTAVLRDSMKRRIKAFTEAFDEMYRKQCHWVVPDTGLRWKICQLLVRAVVPVYSNFILSCISNLEAEAAEKDGNFSPTLAGKRCVNNSKESLENMLCSLFQPKLAKKHGASAKSRHLIGKIKNVVTNHFLSTSAAA encoded by the coding sequence ATGACAAGGGCAGTTGAGTTGGACAGGCTCATTGCTGCTAGAGACGTTTTGAGGAATGGTATCGCGGAATCAAGAGACATGGCTTGGGCTATTAGTGAAGCAGGATGCAGATTGGAGGAGATGAACCAACGGTTGCCTGCACTGGAAGGTTCTTTGAAGAATATTGCGCGGAAATGTGAGATGAACAAGTTTCATGTGGATCATGCTGTTGGCCCTGCTGCTGCGGTGTTGAGCATTTATAATGTTGTCATTCAGCTCCAAGAATGGCTTGTTGTGGCTGATCTGCGTGATTCTGATGTGCTAATACCTTATGTTTATCAGGTGAAAAGACTAGAAGAAGCGCTCGGGTTTCTGACACAAAATTGCAAGTTAGCAGTTTTGTGGCTGGAAGACGTGGTTGAGCTGGTGGAAAACAATGCAGTACGTGCACAGTACAACCATTGTTTTTTCTCAGGTCATGTTAGGAAATCTTTgggaattttaagaaatttgcaGGCTATGGAAGAGCGGTCTCGCCTTGATGGAGGTTTGCTTCATGCTGCATTCACAAATCTGCAGAAGGAATTCAGACATCTCTTGGTTCAAAATACTTATCCTCTCAAACAACAAACGAATGACACCGATAGTACTGCAGTTTCGCTATTAGCTTATCCTGTTCCTGTTGTGGAGAAGTTGCAACTCATTTTGGAGAGGCTGACTGCTAATAATCAGCTTGACAGATGTGTATCCATCTACACAGAGGTTCGGGCCTTCAACTTACAAGCAACAGTACAAGCACTTGATTTCGGTTACCTTGAGACAACCTCTCTATCTGAATTTGATAGCCTCCAAAGCGTAGAGAGCTGCATTGAGAAATGGAGTGATGATTTGGAATTTGTGGTGAAGCATCTACTAGAGCTGGAATACAGAGCCAGCAATGCTGTATTCAACCGAGAAGTGGATGGATTAGATGTTGCAAATGAATGTTTTGCCAAGACTGTAATGAAATGTGGACTATTGCAGCGGTTCATCAAATTTGCAAACACCATCACCAGAGGAAAGAAAGAAGCAGTTAAGCTCCTAAAGCTGTTGGACATTTTTGAATCTCTCAACAAATTGCGGATGAATTTTAACAGACTCTTTGGGGGGCAAACCTGTGTGGAGATCCAGAGTCAGATGAGAGACCTTATCAAGAAGGTGATTAATGAAGCTTGTGATATATTCTGGGAACTGCCAGCTCATGTTGAGTCGCAAAGACAGTCTACACCTCCTGCAGATGGAGGCATCCCGAGGCTTTTAAGCTTCGTGGTTGATTACTCCAATGAGTTGTTAAGTGAGTACTACAGACCTATATTGACTCAGGTCCTGGAAATTCACTGGAGTTGGAATTGTAATCATGCCCCCAAGGAGGATCTGGAGAAGCAGCGACAGCAATTCCTGTTAAATGAGGAGCTTCACTATAAGAAGATAATGAAGGCGCTTGAGCTTAATATACAGGCATGGGGAAGGACTTATAAAGACTCAACACTGTCCTACATTTTCCTGATGAACAGCCACTGGTACTTGTGCAATAACTTGAAGGGCACGGAGATTGGTGACGTGATGGGGGATTTATGGTTAAGAGGACATGAGGAGTGTGTAGAACATTACTCATCTGTATTCGTGAGAGAGAGTTGGGGAAGACTGGCTCCTCTTTTAACTGAAGAGGATGAGGGTCTGCAGGTCTTGCTCTCAGGTGGTGGGACAGCAGTTCTACGTGATTCGATGAAGAGGAGAATCAAAGCCTTTACCGAGGCTTTTGATGAAATGTACAGAAAGCAGTGCCATTGGGTTGTGCCTGATACAGGATTAAGATGGAAGATATGCCAGCTCCTGGTGAGGGCTGTTGTCCCAGTTTATAGCAACTTCATTCTAAGCTGCATCTCTAATCTGGAGGCAGAGGCGGCAGAGAAAGACGGAAATTTTAGTCCAACTCTTGCTGGAAAGAGGTGTGTAAATAACAGCAAAGAGAGCTTGGAGAATATGCTGTGCTCCTTATTTCAGCCTAAGCTGGCAAAGAAGCATGGCGCTTCCGCTAAATCCAGACACTTGATTGGTAAAATCAAGAATGTTGTCACCAACCACTTTCTATCAACTTCTGCTGCTGCCTAA